The following are from one region of the Amedibacterium intestinale genome:
- a CDS encoding NAD-dependent epimerase/dehydratase family protein, whose translation MKRILITGKGSYIGTHFKEYLEKEPQNYYVEELDMVDGSWKDFDFSDFDVVYHVAGIAHIKEVKENEELYYKVNRDLVIEVAKKAKESGVQQFIFMSSMSVYGLNYSNELITVSTKCNPNTYYGISKYQAEKGIKKLENDTFKVCIVRPPMVYGDNSPGNLTKLFNAVRKFHIFPTIKNERSSITVERLVAFIKEYIDEEKSGLYLPQNDKYMCTYDIVREKMDQEGIKVIYLPLFNPIIKLMIGKVTLVTKCFGDLKYGK comes from the coding sequence ATGAAACGAATCCTTATAACTGGAAAAGGAAGTTATATAGGTACTCATTTTAAAGAGTATTTGGAAAAAGAACCACAAAATTATTATGTAGAAGAATTAGATATGGTAGATGGTTCTTGGAAAGATTTTGATTTTTCTGATTTTGATGTTGTATATCATGTGGCTGGAATTGCACATATAAAAGAAGTTAAAGAAAATGAAGAACTTTATTATAAAGTAAATAGAGATTTAGTAATAGAAGTAGCTAAAAAAGCAAAAGAATCTGGTGTACAACAATTCATCTTTATGAGTTCCATGAGTGTGTATGGACTAAATTATAGTAATGAATTAATCACAGTTAGTACAAAATGTAATCCTAATACTTATTATGGTATAAGTAAGTATCAAGCTGAGAAAGGTATAAAAAAATTAGAAAATGATACTTTTAAAGTATGTATAGTAAGACCACCAATGGTATATGGTGATAACTCACCAGGAAATTTAACAAAATTATTTAATGCGGTTAGAAAATTTCATATTTTTCCGACAATAAAAAATGAGAGAAGTTCCATCACTGTTGAAAGGTTAGTAGCATTTATTAAAGAATACATTGATGAAGAAAAAAGTGGTTTATATTTACCACAAAATGATAAATATATGTGCACTTATGATATTGTTAGAGAAAAAATGGATCAGGAAGGAATAAAAGTTATTTATCTTCCGTTATTCAATCCGATTATTAAATTAATGATTGGGAAAGTGACGTTAGTTACAAAGTGTTTTGGAGATCTGAAATATGGGAAATAA
- a CDS encoding polysaccharide biosynthesis protein — translation MLKKFFKNGIYINHREKLLCTIDLCIVLISFFLSYWINNEFRVPIFEGLNIKNVIAVLLIVLIVYWLFFIVFKIHKSLWKYIGPVETMRIGFAVICSTIVLGAGFLLLQTDRFLLSVIVTGGLLSAMLMFALRVSYRLYRRTVMNPVINTDKAIIIGAGDAGYILSKELLQNNSFNVHIVGFIDDKRTGNVVAGYKVLGDTYDIPDIVHEYGVKVAFIAMPSASKENIQRIYDLCQSAKLETKIMKEQDNLLADDLNENKKYPVEDISIEDLLGRGEIHLDQSEIKSYLTDKVVAVTGAGGSIGSELCRQIVKFKPKQLLMIDINENYLYMLEQEFNRNRTHGTLDSSIEIISLIASIREFKAMDEIFGERHPDVVFHAAAHKHVPLMETRPMEAIKNNVFGTNNVIQACIKNKVSRFIMISTDKAVNPTNVMGATKRMTEMILQANGKNGVTKMAAVRFGNVLGSNGSVIPIFKKQIAEGGPVTITDKNIIRYFMTIPEAAQLVLQAGFYADKGEIFVLDMGQPVKILDLAEKMIRMSGFKPYKDIEIKEIGLRPGEKMFEELKLDGETTTRTKNNLIFKNNVMEITKEDITERLSKLEEVLHEDVENEVIKERLLNLIISDKDQEFNK, via the coding sequence ATGCTTAAAAAATTTTTTAAGAACGGAATTTATATAAATCACAGGGAAAAATTACTTTGTACGATTGATTTATGTATTGTATTGATATCGTTCTTTTTATCTTATTGGATTAATAATGAATTTAGAGTTCCTATTTTTGAGGGACTTAATATAAAAAATGTGATAGCTGTACTTTTAATTGTTTTGATTGTTTACTGGCTTTTCTTTATCGTATTCAAAATACATAAGAGCCTATGGAAATATATTGGCCCTGTAGAAACGATGAGAATTGGTTTTGCGGTCATATGTTCAACAATTGTTTTGGGTGCAGGTTTTTTATTGTTACAGACAGATAGATTTCTTTTAAGTGTCATTGTGACTGGTGGTTTATTGAGTGCTATGTTGATGTTTGCACTTAGAGTAAGTTATCGCTTGTATAGACGTACAGTTATGAACCCAGTAATAAATACAGACAAGGCAATCATTATCGGGGCAGGAGATGCAGGTTACATCTTGTCAAAAGAATTGTTGCAGAATAATAGCTTTAATGTTCATATCGTAGGGTTTATTGATGATAAAAGAACAGGCAATGTAGTAGCTGGATATAAAGTATTAGGGGATACATATGATATTCCAGACATTGTACATGAATATGGAGTAAAAGTGGCCTTTATCGCAATGCCAAGTGCCAGCAAAGAAAACATTCAAAGAATTTATGATTTGTGTCAATCCGCCAAATTAGAAACAAAAATCATGAAAGAACAAGATAACTTACTGGCAGATGATTTAAATGAAAATAAGAAATATCCTGTTGAAGATATCAGCATTGAAGATCTTTTAGGCAGAGGAGAAATTCATTTGGATCAATCTGAAATTAAAAGTTATTTAACAGATAAAGTTGTAGCAGTTACTGGTGCAGGTGGTTCTATAGGTTCAGAGTTATGTAGACAAATTGTTAAATTTAAACCAAAACAGTTATTGATGATTGACATTAATGAAAATTATTTATATATGTTAGAACAGGAGTTTAATAGAAACCGAACACATGGAACCTTGGATTCTAGCATAGAAATTATTTCTTTGATTGCTTCTATTCGTGAATTTAAAGCAATGGATGAAATATTTGGAGAAAGACACCCTGATGTAGTATTCCATGCTGCTGCTCACAAACATGTTCCATTAATGGAAACTAGACCAATGGAAGCTATCAAAAACAACGTATTTGGAACTAATAATGTAATTCAGGCATGTATTAAAAATAAAGTTTCTAGATTTATCATGATTAGTACAGATAAAGCTGTAAATCCTACAAATGTTATGGGTGCTACAAAACGTATGACAGAAATGATCTTGCAGGCAAATGGTAAAAATGGTGTTACAAAAATGGCGGCTGTACGTTTTGGAAATGTACTTGGGTCAAACGGTTCTGTTATTCCAATCTTTAAAAAGCAGATTGCAGAAGGCGGACCAGTAACAATAACAGATAAAAATATTATTCGTTACTTTATGACAATTCCAGAAGCTGCACAGCTTGTATTACAAGCAGGTTTCTATGCAGATAAGGGAGAAATTTTTGTCTTAGATATGGGGCAGCCAGTTAAAATTTTAGATTTAGCTGAAAAAATGATTCGTATGTCTGGATTTAAACCTTATAAAGACATTGAAATTAAAGAAATTGGTCTTCGTCCAGGAGAAAAGATGTTTGAAGAATTAAAACTGGATGGAGAAACAACAACTAGAACGAAAAACAATCTTATCTTCAAAAATAACGTTATGGAAATTACAAAAGAAGATATTACAGAAAGACTTTCAAAATTAGAAGAAGTATTACACGAAGATGTAGAAAATGAAGTAATTAAAGAAAGATTGTTGAATTTGATTATTTCAGATAAAGATCAGGAATTTAATAAGTAA
- the ku gene encoding non-homologous end joining protein Ku, translating into MAVAHKGAISFGLVHIPVSLYRTTQDTSIAFHQLCKDTHERIKYKKYCAHCGKEVDSEDIVKGYEYEKDKYVVMSKEELEEIKTEKDKTIHILQFVKLEEVDAIYYEKNYYAFPDKHAEKAYELLRKAMFDKGVVAISKTVIGTKETLLALCPDKQGILVKTLFYEEEIVEMPKDIPHPKTVKAELDMAKQLIQSMTKPFDPSLYHDEYQEKLREAILSKVEGKEVVEANSKKETISSPMDLMEALTKSLATMNKPAKRKAVRH; encoded by the coding sequence ATGGCTGTTGCACATAAAGGGGCTATATCTTTTGGACTTGTTCATATTCCAGTATCTTTATATCGAACAACACAGGATACATCGATAGCGTTTCATCAGTTATGTAAGGATACACATGAGCGTATTAAATATAAAAAATATTGTGCTCATTGTGGAAAAGAAGTAGACAGTGAGGATATCGTAAAAGGGTATGAATATGAGAAAGATAAATATGTAGTTATGAGTAAAGAGGAGTTAGAGGAAATAAAAACAGAAAAGGATAAAACGATTCATATCTTGCAGTTTGTTAAACTTGAAGAAGTTGATGCGATTTATTATGAGAAAAATTATTATGCATTTCCGGATAAGCATGCAGAGAAGGCTTATGAGTTGCTTAGAAAAGCAATGTTTGATAAGGGTGTTGTAGCAATCTCGAAAACGGTAATAGGTACAAAGGAGACTTTGCTTGCTTTATGTCCTGATAAACAGGGGATTTTAGTTAAAACCTTGTTTTATGAAGAAGAAATAGTAGAAATGCCAAAAGATATCCCCCATCCTAAAACGGTAAAGGCTGAATTAGATATGGCAAAGCAGTTGATACAGTCTATGACAAAACCTTTTGATCCTTCTTTATATCACGATGAATATCAAGAAAAGCTAAGAGAGGCAATTTTATCTAAAGTAGAAGGAAAAGAGGTAGTAGAGGCAAATTCTAAGAAGGAAACGATATCTAGTCCAATGGATTTGATGGAAGCTTTAACAAAATCATTAGCAACCATGAATAAACCAGCAAAAAGAAAGGCGGTACGTCATTAA
- a CDS encoding glycosyltransferase has protein sequence MGNKKTVLITTTTPYMIKSFLMNDIRILKELGYKVEVATNFKTFDVISEDELNKFKKLLDNESITINQINFTRRIIDLKSIIKSYKEMKKLLNKKKYTLIHTHTPIAGLITRISYKNSEIYKDSKMIYTAHGFHFFEGNSFIKNFIFKSIEKYGARFTDVLITINKEDYTAAKKFKLKQGGKVVYVPGVGIDTERIGLITGKRDELIRKLHIPKESKLLLSVGELNDNKNHISVIKALPYLDKKYHYLICGVGKLQQEIIDTARNLGVEDRLHLLGYRSDVISVMKSCDIFVFPSKREGLSVALMEAMACDLPCLVSDIRGNNDLIENGKGGFVLPVNLFTESLIDKVDIKIKKGFNKNKSLYFDKKNIMEIMKKIYIDY, from the coding sequence ATGGGAAATAAGAAGACAGTATTAATTACTACAACGACACCATATATGATTAAATCTTTTTTGATGAATGATATTAGGATTTTAAAAGAATTAGGATATAAAGTAGAGGTAGCAACAAATTTTAAAACATTTGATGTAATTTCAGAAGATGAATTAAATAAATTTAAGAAATTACTTGATAATGAGAGTATTACAATTAATCAAATAAATTTTACTCGAAGGATAATTGATTTAAAATCAATTATAAAATCTTATAAAGAAATGAAGAAATTGCTCAATAAAAAAAAATATACATTGATTCATACACATACACCGATTGCAGGATTAATTACTAGAATATCTTATAAAAATAGTGAAATTTATAAAGATTCAAAAATGATATATACTGCCCATGGATTCCATTTCTTTGAAGGGAATAGTTTTATAAAAAATTTTATTTTTAAAAGTATTGAAAAATATGGAGCACGATTTACAGATGTACTTATTACAATAAATAAAGAAGATTATACAGCAGCAAAAAAATTTAAACTTAAGCAAGGAGGAAAAGTAGTATACGTACCAGGAGTTGGAATTGATACTGAAAGGATTGGCTTGATAACTGGAAAAAGAGATGAATTAATCCGAAAACTCCATATTCCAAAAGAATCAAAATTATTACTTTCTGTTGGTGAACTAAATGATAATAAAAATCATATTTCTGTTATAAAAGCTTTGCCATATTTAGATAAAAAATATCATTATTTAATATGCGGTGTTGGAAAATTGCAACAGGAAATAATAGATACTGCTAGAAATCTTGGTGTTGAGGATAGATTGCATTTATTAGGGTATAGAAGTGATGTAATAAGTGTAATGAAGTCATGTGATATCTTTGTTTTTCCATCGAAAAGAGAAGGATTATCAGTTGCTTTAATGGAGGCGATGGCATGTGACTTACCTTGTTTGGTTAGCGATATTAGGGGTAATAATGATTTAATAGAAAATGGAAAGGGCGGTTTTGTATTACCAGTAAATTTGTTTACAGAGTCACTAATAGATAAGGTAGATATTAAAATAAAGAAGGGGTTTAATAAGAATAAATCTTTGTATTTTGATAAAAAAAATATTATGGAAATAATGAAAAAAATATATATAGATTATTAG
- a CDS encoding sugar transferase → MYKNCLKRVIDFLLSLIGIVVLSPVLLVLAIIIKVTSPGPVLFKQERMGKDNVRFKIFKFRSMRIDTPKDVPTHMLSNPDQYITSVGKFMRKTSLDELPQLFNILKGDMAVIGPRPSLPNQYDLNELRDKNGASSIKPGLTGLAQISGRDELEIDVKAALDGEYVKKMSFLFDCKCFLGTITSVLKHDGVVEGGTGEMHKEEEA, encoded by the coding sequence ATGTATAAAAATTGTTTAAAGAGGGTAATTGATTTTTTATTAAGCTTAATAGGAATAGTGGTGTTATCACCAGTTTTGCTTGTTTTAGCAATCATTATTAAAGTAACATCACCTGGTCCTGTATTATTTAAGCAGGAAAGAATGGGAAAAGATAATGTAAGGTTTAAAATTTTTAAATTTAGAAGTATGAGAATTGATACTCCTAAAGATGTACCAACGCATATGTTATCAAATCCTGATCAGTATATTACAAGTGTTGGTAAATTTATGAGAAAAACAAGTTTAGATGAACTTCCTCAGTTGTTTAATATCTTAAAAGGAGATATGGCTGTTATTGGGCCTAGACCAAGTTTGCCAAATCAGTATGATTTAAATGAGTTAAGAGATAAGAATGGTGCTTCTTCTATTAAACCAGGACTTACAGGGCTGGCACAGATTAGCGGAAGAGATGAACTAGAAATTGATGTTAAAGCTGCACTGGATGGAGAATATGTAAAGAAAATGAGTTTTCTATTTGATTGTAAATGTTTCCTTGGAACTATTACATCTGTTTTAAAACACGATGGAGTAGTAGAAGGAGGAACGGGTGAAATGCATAAGGAGGAGGAAGCTTAA
- a CDS encoding ATP-dependent DNA ligase, with product MYEDVHVSPMLIGIEKEAFDDRNFIYELKLDGIRVLAYIENGHVDIRNKRGDKLLYKFPELEDMYKQVKQNCILDGELYCFGNGQIDFFEIQKRSLLTDKFKIMMASKQHPASFTAFDILYVKEKSLLKTPLLKRKRILSKNVVENHQISISRYVEEQGKALFQLTTQKHLEGIVAKRKDSLYSCGKRTKDWIKCKNMMDEDFVIVGYIRKDKNMVSLVLAQYDDKELLYKGYVTLGVSLSYLQKHSNKTNTCPFPSVPNGNEDAVWIFPYLVGCVKFMQHTKNGGMRQPVFKGFREDKTPEECRVDKK from the coding sequence ATGTATGAGGATGTACATGTATCACCAATGCTTATAGGAATTGAAAAAGAGGCTTTTGATGATCGTAATTTTATATATGAATTAAAGCTGGATGGTATACGTGTTCTTGCTTATATTGAGAATGGACATGTAGATATTCGAAATAAAAGAGGAGATAAATTGCTGTATAAGTTTCCGGAACTAGAGGATATGTATAAGCAGGTTAAACAAAATTGTATTCTGGATGGAGAATTGTATTGTTTTGGAAATGGGCAAATAGATTTTTTCGAAATACAAAAAAGAAGTTTGTTAACTGATAAATTTAAGATTATGATGGCATCGAAACAACATCCAGCTTCCTTTACTGCCTTTGATATTTTATATGTAAAAGAGAAATCCCTGCTGAAAACACCTCTATTAAAGAGGAAAAGGATATTAAGTAAAAATGTTGTGGAAAATCATCAAATAAGTATATCTCGTTATGTGGAAGAACAAGGGAAAGCGTTGTTTCAATTGACAACACAAAAACACTTAGAGGGTATCGTTGCGAAAAGAAAAGACAGTTTGTATTCTTGCGGGAAAAGGACAAAAGACTGGATAAAATGCAAGAACATGATGGATGAAGATTTTGTAATCGTTGGATATATACGAAAAGATAAGAATATGGTTTCTTTGGTACTTGCACAGTATGATGATAAAGAATTGCTGTATAAAGGGTATGTGACACTGGGTGTTTCTTTATCTTATTTGCAAAAACACAGCAATAAAACAAATACCTGTCCTTTTCCCAGTGTTCCAAACGGGAATGAAGATGCAGTTTGGATTTTTCCTTATTTAGTAGGGTGTGTAAAATTTATGCAGCATACGAAAAATGGCGGTATGAGACAGCCTGTATTTAAAGGGTTTCGAGAAGATAAGACGCCTGAAGAATGCAGAGTGGATAAAAAATAA
- a CDS encoding PglD-related sugar-binding protein — protein sequence MNLLIIGAGGHGKCCYEIASRMNCFDKIDFVDDGTDEIQVLNKKVAGKQSDLSNLRENYDSAFVAIGNNLIRKQITEELKQLGFQLVNLIDPSAVVSQYCKLGEGIVVFPNATVEIEADIGSGVIISSNSVVHHNAVVEDFVLIYANCVVRPVVTIKELTVLKSGSIVES from the coding sequence ATGAATCTTTTGATAATTGGAGCAGGAGGACATGGGAAATGCTGTTATGAAATAGCAAGTAGAATGAACTGCTTTGATAAGATTGATTTTGTAGATGATGGAACAGATGAGATACAAGTGTTAAATAAAAAGGTTGCAGGTAAACAATCAGATTTAAGTAACTTAAGAGAAAACTACGATAGTGCATTTGTAGCTATTGGAAATAATTTGATTAGAAAACAAATTACAGAAGAACTTAAACAACTTGGTTTTCAGCTTGTAAATTTAATTGATCCAAGTGCAGTCGTTTCACAGTATTGTAAACTTGGTGAAGGAATTGTTGTATTCCCAAATGCAACTGTTGAAATTGAAGCTGATATTGGTAGTGGAGTTATTATTTCTTCCAATTCAGTAGTTCATCATAACGCAGTAGTTGAGGATTTTGTTCTGATATATGCGAATTGTGTTGTGCGACCAGTGGTTACAATTAAAGAATTAACTGTATTAAAAAGTGGAAGTATAGTAGAAAGTTAG
- the loaP gene encoding antiterminator LoaP, with product MNWYVIQVRSGHEKAIIEKCKKRISKELLIDCFTPEYVCQKKYLGKWHDVKDILFKGYIFMISDHIEELNVELKKIPDFTKIIGRKKAEICCLDEDEIVFIKSFADKNYTVDMSTGFIQGDKIFVTEGPLQGKEGLIIKIDRHKRIAYLQLSMFNKETIAKVGLEIISKCQ from the coding sequence GTGAACTGGTATGTTATTCAAGTGCGAAGTGGACATGAAAAGGCAATTATTGAGAAATGTAAAAAAAGAATATCAAAGGAACTTTTGATAGACTGTTTTACGCCGGAATATGTTTGTCAAAAAAAATATCTGGGGAAATGGCATGATGTGAAAGACATTTTGTTTAAGGGATATATTTTTATGATTTCTGATCATATTGAAGAACTTAATGTAGAATTAAAGAAGATTCCAGATTTTACAAAAATTATAGGTAGGAAAAAAGCAGAAATATGCTGCTTAGATGAAGATGAAATAGTCTTTATTAAATCATTCGCAGATAAAAATTATACAGTAGATATGTCGACTGGTTTTATACAGGGAGATAAAATCTTTGTTACAGAAGGACCATTGCAGGGGAAAGAAGGGCTCATCATAAAGATCGATCGTCATAAAAGAATAGCCTATCTTCAGCTCAGTATGTTCAATAAAGAAACAATAGCAAAAGTTGGATTAGAAATTATCAGCAAGTGTCAGTAA
- a CDS encoding glycosyltransferase — translation MKILFYINVLSNGGAERVMANLANELSLENDVVLVNSFRTNNEYELNSSIKHIYLDDNSYKGFFEKNFARIKLLRKYLKKEKPDIAISFMAEPNFRLLLAKAFMGTKTIISIRNDPNKEYGNLLFKILAKSLFVTSNGIVFQTKEAKKWFPKMIQSRSRVIYNPVKQVFYDTKTNDNPENIVAVGRLSKQKNHKLLIEAFAEISDKITDNLFIYGAGELEFELKKLVEKLNLNNRVFLMGNVQNIENELSKYKMYIMTSDYEGMPNSLMEAMALGVPCISTDCPCGGPRELMKKETLCRVNDKEMLKDLILKYANDKQKLKELSLYNKNKSIKFKNDIITKEWKNYIDQIMKN, via the coding sequence GTGAAAATATTGTTTTATATTAATGTATTAAGTAATGGTGGTGCAGAAAGAGTGATGGCGAATTTAGCTAATGAGTTATCATTAGAAAATGATGTAGTTTTAGTCAATTCTTTTAGAACCAATAATGAATATGAGCTGAATTCATCTATTAAGCATATTTATTTGGATGATAATTCTTATAAAGGTTTTTTTGAAAAAAATTTTGCGAGAATTAAATTATTAAGAAAATATTTAAAAAAAGAAAAGCCGGATATCGCAATTTCATTTATGGCAGAACCAAATTTTAGGCTATTATTAGCGAAGGCATTTATGGGAACGAAAACTATTATTTCAATAAGAAATGATCCGAATAAAGAATATGGCAATTTGTTATTTAAAATATTAGCAAAATCTTTATTTGTTACATCAAATGGAATAGTTTTTCAAACAAAAGAAGCAAAAAAATGGTTTCCAAAGATGATCCAAAGTAGATCAAGGGTTATTTATAATCCTGTAAAGCAGGTTTTTTATGATACAAAGACTAATGATAATCCAGAAAATATTGTTGCTGTAGGAAGGCTTTCTAAACAAAAAAACCATAAATTATTAATTGAAGCTTTTGCAGAAATATCTGATAAAATAACAGATAATTTATTTATCTATGGCGCAGGAGAATTGGAATTTGAATTAAAAAAATTAGTCGAAAAATTAAATTTAAATAATAGAGTTTTTCTAATGGGAAATGTACAAAATATAGAAAATGAATTAAGTAAGTATAAGATGTATATCATGACGTCTGATTACGAAGGTATGCCTAATTCGTTAATGGAAGCAATGGCTTTGGGGGTTCCTTGCATTAGTACAGATTGTCCATGTGGTGGACCAAGGGAGTTAATGAAAAAAGAAACTCTTTGTAGAGTAAATGATAAAGAAATGCTAAAAGATTTGATTCTTAAATATGCTAATGATAAGCAAAAATTAAAGGAATTATCACTGTACAATAAAAATAAATCAATTAAGTTTAAAAATGATATAATCACTAAAGAATGGAAAAATTATATTGATCAGATTATGAAGAATTAA
- a CDS encoding EpsG family protein, producing MQIYYLLIVTLLIIYMIINKIQYKLDFNKKMVFVLISCILLIIISSFRSNSIGADMDVYLQIFESSKNKSMIDIISSGLSLDHFLSSEMYNGFYETGYILFNKMVSIISDSDFAFKLSCSLFVNIPVCFMIYKYSKDELMSMLLFILLGYYTQSFVIIRQYMALSMIIIALHFLIESEDAKFYTFVFIAFLFHKTAIVFLIVKLLKSYWDIIIKYIKFICIALSILFVLANPILNFFIMNFYPFYSDKIVFGEGLNLLIFMLIILLFSLYIGKKNGYDLKKFDAFFVLVVVGVVIQLFTVHFSLLNRLALYFQFFMIIYIPNSLSFIKKYKFLTNFIVLFVFLLYFSYLLIFNDSGQVKNYEMLFKYNIVLINESIKG from the coding sequence ATGCAAATTTATTATTTATTGATTGTGACGTTATTAATTATTTATATGATAATTAATAAGATACAGTATAAGCTTGATTTTAATAAAAAAATGGTATTCGTTTTAATTTCATGTATTTTGTTAATAATAATCTCATCATTTAGAAGTAATAGTATTGGAGCAGACATGGATGTTTATTTACAAATCTTTGAATCTAGTAAAAATAAATCCATGATTGATATAATTAGTAGTGGTCTATCACTTGATCATTTCTTATCAAGCGAGATGTATAATGGCTTTTATGAAACTGGATATATTTTATTTAATAAAATGGTAAGTATTATTAGTGATTCAGATTTTGCATTCAAATTAAGTTGTAGTTTGTTTGTTAATATACCAGTTTGTTTTATGATATATAAATATTCTAAAGATGAATTAATGAGTATGTTGCTTTTTATTTTGCTTGGCTATTACACCCAATCTTTTGTAATTATTAGACAATATATGGCACTAAGTATGATAATAATAGCACTACACTTTTTGATTGAAAGTGAGGATGCTAAATTCTATACATTTGTATTTATTGCATTTTTATTTCACAAAACAGCAATAGTATTTTTAATTGTTAAATTATTAAAATCTTATTGGGATATAATTATTAAATATATTAAATTTATTTGTATAGCATTATCTATTCTTTTTGTTTTAGCTAATCCGATATTAAATTTTTTTATAATGAACTTCTATCCGTTCTATAGCGATAAGATAGTATTTGGAGAAGGGCTTAATTTGTTGATTTTTATGTTGATTATATTGCTATTCTCGCTCTATATTGGTAAAAAGAATGGATATGATTTAAAAAAATTTGATGCATTTTTTGTGTTGGTAGTAGTAGGAGTGGTAATTCAATTATTTACTGTTCATTTTAGTTTATTAAATAGACTAGCACTTTATTTTCAATTTTTTATGATTATTTATATACCTAACTCTCTTTCTTTTATAAAAAAATATAAATTTTTGACTAATTTCATTGTCTTATTTGTTTTTTTACTATATTTTAGTTATTTACTAATTTTTAATGATTCAGGTCAAGTAAAAAATTATGAAATGTTATTTAAATATAATATTGTATTAATTAATGAATCTATAAAGGGTTAA
- a CDS encoding glycosyltransferase, with amino-acid sequence MKKILHILTTGSLSGAENVCINLINISKNEYECYYCSPVGSIKNKLEEENINYIGLDKFSLQEVKKAINRCEPDIIHAHDIRASFYAAICTGKIPIVSHIHGKFKDMGYLSVRSIIYYFASLRFNRIIYVSKSIYNEFLFKKILDKKGILLENQIDTKQILNRIKNIDSAPYYDFSFIGRLEEVKNPIRFINLIYMMQKKHPKIKACMVGSGTLELECKTLIESKKINIDLVGFKKEPLYYLLNSKALVMTSISEGIPMVALESLACGKPIISTPTDGLMDIIKENHNGFICKTDQDFIEKMNTILNDEKKRAEMSVYIKNNEKDEYGEYGRKLKLIYSEIYGEY; translated from the coding sequence ATGAAAAAAATTTTACATATTTTAACTACGGGAAGTTTATCAGGTGCAGAAAATGTCTGTATTAACTTAATTAACATAAGTAAAAATGAATATGAATGTTATTATTGTTCACCAGTTGGTAGCATCAAAAATAAGTTAGAGGAAGAGAATATTAACTATATCGGTCTGGATAAATTTAGTTTACAGGAAGTTAAGAAAGCAATCAATCGTTGTGAACCAGATATAATACATGCTCATGATATTAGAGCATCATTTTATGCAGCTATTTGCACAGGGAAAATTCCTATAGTTTCACATATACATGGAAAGTTTAAAGATATGGGATATTTATCCGTTAGATCCATTATTTATTATTTTGCAAGCTTACGATTTAATAGAATTATTTATGTTTCAAAAAGTATATATAACGAATTCTTGTTTAAAAAAATATTAGATAAAAAAGGAATATTATTAGAAAATCAAATAGATACGAAACAGATTTTAAATAGAATTAAAAATATTGATAGCGCCCCTTATTATGACTTTTCGTTTATTGGAAGACTTGAAGAAGTAAAGAACCCTATTCGTTTTATAAACTTAATTTATATGATGCAAAAAAAACATCCTAAAATTAAAGCTTGTATGGTGGGTAGTGGTACGTTGGAATTAGAATGTAAGACTTTAATAGAGTCGAAGAAAATAAATATTGATCTTGTTGGGTTTAAGAAAGAGCCTCTGTATTATTTGTTAAATTCTAAAGCGTTAGTTATGACATCGATATCAGAAGGAATTCCAATGGTAGCATTAGAATCATTGGCGTGTGGAAAGCCGATTATTTCTACTCCAACAGATGGATTAATGGATATAATAAAAGAGAACCATAACGGATTCATATGTAAGACGGATCAAGATTTTATAGAAAAAATGAATACTATTCTTAATGACGAAAAAAAAAGAGCTGAGATGAGTGTGTATATTAAAAATAATGAAAAAGATGAATATGGTGAATATGGAAGAAAATTAAAATTAATATACTCTGAAATATATGGAGAATACTAA